TAATGAGACGACGCCGCGTATTGCAACTCGGGCTCAGCGGGATCGCTGCGCTCGGCGCCGTTCCCCGGATCGGAGCGCAGAGGGCGATGGCTGCTGATAGCCACGAAACATTCGTCTACGTATCGAACGCTGGCACCAAGGACATCTATGTCCTCGGCATGAACCGCGATACCGGTGAGCTCACCATGGTCGAGAGGGCGCTGGTGCCCGGCGCGGAGAAGACGTCGCTGGTCAGCTTGCCGATGGCGCTGGCCCCAAACAAGCGCTTCATTTACGCGCAACTGCGTAGTGAGCCGTATCCGGTGTCGACGTTCTCCATCGACCACACCAGCGGGAAGCTCACCCATCTCGACGCGACGCCACTCGTCGATCAGATGGCCTACGTCAACGTCGATAAGACTGGCAAACACCTGCTCGGCGCGTCCTATACCGGTGCCAAGGTGGCAGTCTATCCGATCGACGCACGCTATATTGTCGAAGGCAAGGCGATCCAGATCATCGACACCAAGCCGAAGGCGCACTGCGTCTTCGTTGACGCCAGCAACAAACATGTCTATGTGCCGGTGCTCGGGGCCGACTACGTCATGCAGTTCAAGTTCGATGTCAACACCGGCATGCTGAAGCCCAACGATCCGCCCACAGTCGCCACCAAGGCCGGCGCCGGTCCGCGCCATTTCACTATCCACCCGAATGGCAAATGGGGTTATCTCATCACTGAGACGACCGCGACGATCGGCACCTATTCGATCGAAAAGGACAGTGGTACTCTTGTTGAGGTGGCATACGTCGACACCGGCGATTACAACCAAAAAGATTCGGCCTTCGCATCCGACATCCATATCACGCCGAACGGCAAATTCCTTTATGGCGCCGTCCGCACAACCAGCATGCTGCATGGGTACAAGATCGATCCCGAAAAGGGCACGCTGACTGGGATCGGCAAATGGCCGACCGAGAAGACTCCGCGCGGCTTCAACATCGATCCGCGCGGCAAGTTCTTGCTCGCCGTGGGGATGGATTCAGCGAGCCTGACTGTCCATGCGATCGACCAGGACAGTGGCGAGTTGAAGAACGTCAAGCAATATCCGATGGGCAAGCAGCCGAACTGGGTTGAGATCGTCGATAGGATCCGCGACTAGCCGCCCCTTATACTGGCGATGGAACTAGCTACTTGGCAGAAGAGGGGTATCCGTTCATCCAGGGTGAGGCCAAACTGCTCGAAGTGCCGTTGAAGATCACTTCCGCAACGGGTCATTCTCGACAGAACCAGCCGGACCTGCCTGCCACCTAATGTCCGCCTTGACCTGCAAGCGACCGAAGCACCACGTCGCAACCAGATAACGCGACGGGCCATGACCCGACATCTCAGGTCCGGTCGACAGCGGTTATCCAATGATCCCTAAATCGTGAACTCGGACAATGAAGCCTGCGCGCGGCGCTCGAAGATGACTGCACCCTGGCGCTTGGCGATATCGGCAGCGGTTGCGAAGGCTGATCGTGCCTCAGCCTTGTTGCCGCGGTCGAGCGCCAGAAGGCACGCGCCGCGCAGGCGATAGATCTCGGGCAGGTAGATGCCGATGCCGGCCTCGTCGATTCCTGCGATCGCGCGGTCGAGATGACCGAGCGCGTCCGCGGACCGTCCTGCGGCAAGCAGAACTTCGGCTGCGAGGCCAAGATAATATTGCGGCAGTGGACCGGCCGCTGTGGCGTTGGCGATCTCGGTATCGATCAGCCGCACGGCGTCTGCTGCGGCTGCGCCGTTTGCGGTGGCCCACCCGACCAGGATCAGGCTGCTGGCGCGCCATGGCGGCAGGCCGAACTTGTCGGCCAGCGCGGCCGCGCGATGGGCCGCCGCGTAGGCAGCCTCGCGGTCTCCGCCAAGCTGGTGGCCCATACCGGTGCTGTGCAGCCCGTGCGCAAGGCTGTTTGGATGATCGAGCATTTCGGCGAGTGCGATGGCTTGCGTGAATTGCTGTCTTGCGTAGTGTTCTTCACCCGACAATTGCCACGAATTGCCGCATTGCGCATGCGCGCAGACGCAGGGATCGTGGCCGCCAAACGCGTGCGCAAGGTGACGGTGCTGCGTCACATCATAAAGCGAGATGGCGTGCCGGCTGCCCTCGAGCACACCGCGGACATCGCCGCGAAAATGCGCGGTCGAAAGCTGGCAATGATAGGCTTCGAGCAACAACTCCCGATCGGCGGACTGTTGCGCGAGCGATACCAGTTCGTTGGCGCGGTCGCGCGCCAACGCCGTCTTGCGGCGGAGATTTGCGTTGATCCAAAGGCCCCATTTGGCCTGAAAGGATGCGGGGCGATCGCCGAGCTCCTCGCCGATCTCGGCGGCTTTGGTA
The DNA window shown above is from Bradyrhizobium sp. CB1650 and carries:
- a CDS encoding lactonase family protein: MRRRRVLQLGLSGIAALGAVPRIGAQRAMAADSHETFVYVSNAGTKDIYVLGMNRDTGELTMVERALVPGAEKTSLVSLPMALAPNKRFIYAQLRSEPYPVSTFSIDHTSGKLTHLDATPLVDQMAYVNVDKTGKHLLGASYTGAKVAVYPIDARYIVEGKAIQIIDTKPKAHCVFVDASNKHVYVPVLGADYVMQFKFDVNTGMLKPNDPPTVATKAGAGPRHFTIHPNGKWGYLITETTATIGTYSIEKDSGTLVEVAYVDTGDYNQKDSAFASDIHITPNGKFLYGAVRTTSMLHGYKIDPEKGTLTGIGKWPTEKTPRGFNIDPRGKFLLAVGMDSASLTVHAIDQDSGELKNVKQYPMGKQPNWVEIVDRIRD